In Candidatus Wallbacteria bacterium, a single window of DNA contains:
- a CDS encoding DUF4159 domain-containing protein: MILLTFRLQALELCRIKYQGGGDWYNDPEVLPNLAREITKRTGIKVSEQQRELDLSDQALFSCPFLFLTGHGNIKLDGDELERLRKYLENGGFLYADDDYGMDQSFRLLLKKVFPDKELLPLPADHAIYKIFYRLEGLPKIHVHDGKPPQGFGIFEKGKMVVFYTYESNISDGWADPGTHNDPENLREQSFQMGVNIFYYALCGSE; the protein is encoded by the coding sequence ATGATTTTGCTTACATTCCGGCTTCAAGCGCTTGAACTATGCAGAATTAAATATCAGGGCGGCGGAGACTGGTACAATGACCCTGAAGTTCTGCCGAATCTGGCCCGTGAAATCACCAAACGGACTGGAATCAAAGTTTCCGAACAGCAGAGAGAATTGGATCTTTCCGACCAGGCACTGTTTTCCTGTCCATTCCTGTTTCTCACAGGACATGGAAACATCAAACTCGATGGCGATGAACTGGAAAGGCTCAGAAAATACCTTGAAAACGGCGGTTTCCTTTATGCTGACGACGATTATGGCATGGATCAGAGCTTTCGTCTTCTGCTCAAAAAAGTGTTTCCAGATAAAGAACTTCTGCCGCTGCCGGCAGATCATGCCATCTATAAAATTTTCTACCGGCTGGAAGGGCTGCCTAAGATCCATGTTCATGACGGCAAACCTCCACAGGGCTTCGGTATTTTCGAAAAGGGAAAGATGGTAGTGTTTTATACCTATGAGTCAAACATCAGCGACGGCTGGGCTGATCCCGGTACACACAATGATCCGGAGAATCTGCGCGAACAGAGCTTTCAGATGGGAGTAAATATTTTCTACTATGCACTCTGCGGATCAGAATAA
- a CDS encoding ribonuclease III domain-containing protein, with protein MNLFQKYDPDEYSPLILAYIGDAVFDLYFRMKVISSEKFQTRFAHKKVVSIVNGKRQASFLKKMLPLLTEQELDIVRRARNKKITSHPKGVAMADYRHATSLEALLGYYFLLKDEENLKRLFQMMETILVQDET; from the coding sequence ATGAATCTTTTTCAAAAGTACGATCCTGATGAGTATTCGCCATTGATACTCGCTTACATCGGAGATGCAGTCTTTGATCTTTATTTCAGGATGAAAGTCATTTCTTCGGAAAAATTTCAGACCAGATTCGCCCATAAAAAAGTCGTGTCCATAGTCAATGGCAAAAGACAGGCCTCTTTTCTCAAAAAAATGCTCCCCCTTCTCACTGAACAGGAACTGGATATAGTGCGCAGGGCGCGCAATAAAAAAATCACCTCACATCCCAAAGGAGTGGCCATGGCAGATTATCGTCATGCCACTTCGCTGGAAGCCTTGCTGGGATATTATTTTCTTCTGAAAGATGAAGAGAATCTCAAAAGACTTTTTCAAATGATGGAGACAATTCTCGTTCAAGATGAAACCTGA
- the cysS gene encoding cysteine--tRNA ligase, with the protein MKISFKNTYSGQIEEFLPVKQGEVGMYTCGPTVYNYAHIGNFRTYIFEDLLRRFLISAGFSVTQVMNITDIEDKIIRDSVAQGKSLQEFTEFYTRGFFEDMKFLNIESAEHYPRATAHVREMIEMIEILKSKGFTYEKDGSTYFRISDFKDYGKLSKIDLAGVKTGLRYDTDEYEKDDVRDFVLWKAWKEGEPFWDSPFGKGRPGWHIECSAMSKKYLGETFDIHSGGVDNIFPHHENEIAQSEAASGRKFVRYWLHSEHLIVDNKKMSKSLGNFYTLRDLTDKGFQPLGVRYLLLSAHYRSKLNFTLEGLENAEKTVKRIGEFKQRLMDFHPVEGTSSLDFTRFREGFQNAMADDLNISLALSHFHEFMRTLNDAMNCSSLSNDSRNAALTELQLFDNVLGILKTDKFSIPENILELASKRWQAKTTRNFPEADRLRSEILSLGYRVDDSKEGYKVLPI; encoded by the coding sequence ATGAAAATCAGCTTTAAAAACACCTATAGCGGTCAAATTGAAGAGTTCCTTCCTGTGAAGCAGGGTGAAGTCGGCATGTACACCTGCGGCCCCACCGTATATAACTATGCTCACATCGGAAATTTCCGCACCTATATTTTCGAGGATCTGCTGCGCAGATTTCTGATCTCTGCCGGATTCAGCGTGACTCAGGTGATGAATATCACTGACATCGAAGACAAGATAATCCGTGACTCAGTCGCCCAGGGAAAATCTCTCCAGGAATTCACTGAATTTTATACCAGGGGATTCTTCGAGGACATGAAATTTCTAAACATTGAGTCTGCTGAACACTACCCCAGGGCTACAGCCCATGTTCGGGAAATGATAGAAATGATAGAAATCCTTAAATCCAAGGGATTTACTTATGAAAAGGACGGCTCCACCTATTTCCGCATCTCAGATTTCAAGGATTACGGGAAACTCTCCAAGATCGACCTTGCAGGAGTCAAAACAGGACTCAGATACGATACTGACGAGTATGAAAAAGATGATGTGCGCGACTTTGTGCTCTGGAAAGCCTGGAAAGAAGGAGAGCCATTCTGGGATTCACCGTTCGGAAAAGGACGGCCAGGCTGGCACATAGAATGTTCAGCCATGAGCAAGAAATACCTTGGCGAAACATTCGATATCCACTCCGGTGGAGTAGACAACATCTTTCCTCATCACGAAAATGAGATTGCCCAGTCCGAAGCAGCCTCTGGCAGGAAATTCGTCAGATACTGGCTGCACAGCGAGCATCTGATTGTGGACAACAAAAAAATGTCCAAATCCCTGGGTAATTTTTATACTCTGCGCGACCTGACAGACAAAGGCTTTCAGCCGCTCGGGGTCCGCTACCTGCTGCTTTCAGCCCATTACCGCAGCAAACTGAACTTCACCCTGGAAGGTTTGGAAAATGCCGAAAAAACTGTGAAAAGGATCGGCGAATTCAAGCAGCGGCTGATGGATTTTCATCCAGTAGAAGGAACTTCCAGCCTGGACTTCACCAGATTCAGGGAAGGGTTTCAAAACGCAATGGCAGATGACCTGAATATTTCCCTCGCTCTCAGCCATTTCCACGAATTCATGCGCACTCTCAATGATGCCATGAACTGCAGCTCTCTTTCCAATGATTCCAGAAATGCCGCACTTACTGAACTTCAGCTTTTTGACAATGTCCTGGGAATTCTTAAAACAGACAAATTTTCAATCCCTGAAAACATCCTGGAACTGGCAAGCAAACGCTGGCAGGCCAAAACCACCCGGAATTTTCCGGAAGCAGACAGGTTGAGATCCGAAATACTCTCCTTAGGATACAGGGTGGATGATTCCAAAGAAGGCTACAAGGTGCTGCCTATATGA
- the gltX gene encoding glutamate--tRNA ligase, whose protein sequence is MSQFRVRIAPSPTGSTHVGLVRSALFNQLFSKKNQGKFILRIEDTDECRSTKESEETIIRDLKWAGIRWDEGPDIGGPHSPYRQSERTSLYQKMARQLVSSGHAYYCFCSETDLESKKEAAMASGENPQYDGTCRNILPAEAEKRVASGENATIRFRVPHKDYVLDDLVRGLVTFEEGMVGDFIILRSNSIPIYNFAVVVDDVLMEITHVFRGEEHLSNTPRQLMLYEAFGYPPPRFGHLSILLGADRQKLSKRHGAASVAEFKKIGILPQALTNFLFLLGWSPKSDEEFFSAEEMVERFNTENLIRNPQFFDVKKLFWLNHHYLSRLPADEYCRLALPFLLEVHPDQKDADPEFMKKVLLFTQSNVDKLSDTGAIANWFFNEDISYEEALLPELPDKDKISRLFSEYLAEIGKLPILEKNLMHETLKKVGKSLSLKGKELFLPFRLALTGKEEGPGVYDIIHCLGIGKTTRRLDRFLNFLGRRDHENQL, encoded by the coding sequence GTGAGTCAATTCAGAGTCAGAATCGCCCCTTCTCCGACCGGCAGCACACATGTCGGCCTGGTCAGAAGTGCACTCTTCAACCAGCTTTTCTCAAAAAAAAATCAGGGTAAATTTATCCTCCGCATTGAAGATACGGATGAATGCCGCTCCACAAAAGAGTCCGAAGAAACCATCATCCGTGACCTCAAATGGGCCGGCATCCGCTGGGATGAAGGCCCGGACATCGGAGGTCCGCATTCCCCTTACCGCCAGAGCGAACGCACGAGCCTCTATCAGAAAATGGCGCGGCAGCTTGTAAGCTCAGGACATGCCTATTACTGCTTCTGCAGTGAAACTGATCTTGAAAGTAAAAAAGAAGCTGCCATGGCAAGCGGTGAAAACCCTCAGTACGATGGAACCTGTCGCAACATCCTCCCTGCCGAGGCCGAGAAAAGAGTAGCCTCAGGCGAAAACGCCACCATCCGCTTCCGGGTTCCACACAAAGATTATGTCCTGGACGACCTGGTGCGCGGACTGGTCACTTTTGAGGAAGGTATGGTTGGAGATTTCATCATCCTGCGCAGCAACAGCATTCCTATCTATAATTTCGCGGTGGTAGTAGACGATGTGCTGATGGAAATCACCCATGTCTTCCGGGGTGAAGAGCATCTTTCCAACACCCCACGGCAACTGATGCTTTATGAGGCTTTCGGCTATCCCCCGCCCCGTTTCGGACATCTCTCGATTCTTTTAGGTGCGGACAGGCAGAAGCTCAGTAAACGCCATGGAGCCGCCTCTGTAGCCGAGTTCAAAAAAATCGGCATCCTGCCGCAAGCTTTGACTAACTTCCTTTTTCTGCTGGGATGGTCTCCTAAATCGGATGAGGAATTCTTTTCTGCAGAGGAAATGGTGGAGAGATTCAACACTGAAAATCTGATCCGCAATCCCCAGTTTTTCGATGTGAAAAAACTTTTCTGGCTGAATCATCATTATCTCAGCCGACTGCCTGCCGATGAATACTGCAGGCTGGCTCTTCCCTTTTTACTGGAAGTTCATCCTGATCAGAAAGACGCTGACCCGGAATTCATGAAAAAAGTCCTGCTTTTCACCCAGAGCAACGTCGACAAGCTGTCCGATACCGGAGCAATTGCGAACTGGTTTTTCAATGAAGACATCAGTTACGAAGAAGCATTGCTGCCTGAATTGCCCGACAAAGATAAAATCAGCCGGCTTTTTTCGGAATATCTCGCGGAAATCGGGAAACTTCCGATACTGGAAAAAAATCTGATGCATGAGACGCTTAAGAAAGTCGGCAAAAGTTTATCCCTCAAAGGCAAGGAACTGTTCCTGCCATTCAGGCTTGCGCTGACCGGCAAGGAAGAGGGTCCTGGGGTGTACGATATCATTCATTGCCTTGGGATCGGAAAAACAACCCGGAGACTGGACAGATTTCTGAATTTTCTCGGGCGGAGAGATCATGAAAATCAGCTTTAA